From Ignavibacterium sp.:
AATCCTGATGGATATGAATATAACCGACAGACAAATCCATCCGGTGGTGGAATGTGGAGAAAGAACAGAAGACAAAATGGTGATGGAAGTTACGGAGTAGATTTAAATCGTAATTTCGGTTATATGTGGGGAATAAATAACAGCGGGTCCAGTGGTACTCCTTCAAGTGAAACTTACAGAGGAACAGCACCTTTCAGTGAACCGGAAACTCAGGCAATAAGGGATTTTACAAATTCAAAAACTTTTAAGACTACTCTTAACTATCATACATATTCAAATTTATTGCTTTATCCGTGGGGATATGTTAACACACCTACACCTGATAATGATATCTTTGTTGAATACTCAACTGATATGGTTGCCTATAATGGATATGAAAACGGTCAGCCACCTGTGATATTGTATGATGTAAATGGTTCTTCCGATGATTGGATGTATGGCGAGCAAACAACCAAACCTAAAATTTTTGCTATGACACCCGAAGTTGGATCAACTGGATTCTGGCCTTCTCAGGGAGAAATTTTCCCGCTTGCAATAGAAAACTTAAAACCAAACTTATACATAACCTGGGTTGCGGGTTCTTATGTTAGTGTTGTCAATCCGAGTTTTTCACAACAGTATTTCAATCCCGGGGATAATGTTCAGTTGTTAATTCCTTCAGTAAGAAACAAGGGTCTTTCGAATGCACAGAATGTTACTCTTACATTAACATCGGACAATCCGGAAATAACAATAACAAACGGAACAATCAATGTTGGGAATGTTGCTGCAAGGTCTTCTATAAACTTAAATCAGAATTTCACATTCACGATTGGAAATATTCCTGCTGATGTAAATGTAAAAATGATGATTACAACATTAACCGACGGAACCCCGATGAAGGTTGACACATTAAAATTCATCGTTGGAACTCCTGTTTTACTTTTAGCTGATACAACAAACAATATTAATACTCTCTGGACACTTACAAGAACACCGACATCAGCACCGCTTTGGGGAGTTACAACTGCATCATTTCATTCAGCTCCGAATTCATATACTGACAGTCCATCTGGTCAATATATCAATAGCTCAAACACTGCGATGACTTTAACAGATGCCCTCAATTTAAGTTCATATTCAAATCCGAAATTAAGTTTCTGGACTAAGTGGGATATTGAAAATAGTTGGGATTGCGGACAAGTTAAATTTTCAACCAACAATGGCGTAAGCTGGATTCCTTTGCAAGGACTTTACACAAATGCTGCTTCTGGTCAGGGAGCGCAAACACCTGCCGGTGAACCGGTTTATGATGCCACACAAACAACCTGGGTACAGGAAGAAATGAGTTTATCCGGATTAACTTCTACGCAAAACAAACTTCGATTTGAATTAAGAACCGATGGTTCCGTTACCAAAGACGGCTGGTATATTGATGATATCGGAATTTACATTTATGCAGTTGTTCCTGTTGAGTTATCATCATTCACAGCAACAACATTAGAAAATTCAGTTGAGTTACAATGGATTACCTCAAGTGAAACCAATAATTCCGGATTTGAAATTCAAAGAAAAGTTTTAGGTGAAAATTCTGAATGGACAAAAATCGGATTTGTTAAAGGAAGTGGCACCTCAACTGAAACTAATGCTTATTCATTCGTTGACAAAAATCCGTTCAAAGGAATTAATCTTTACAGATTAAAACAAATCGATTACGATGGAAGCTACAAAATATTTAATTCTGTCGCTGTGAATTTCAGTGTGCCAGTCAAGTTTGCTCTTGAACAGAATTATCCCAATCCGTTTAATCCCACAACAAGCATTCAGTATTCAATTGGCAGTAAGCAGTTTGTATCAATTAAAGTGTTTAATGTTTTGGGAAATGAAGTTGCAACTCTTGTAAACGAAAATAAAGAAGCAGGAAGTTATAAGGTTGAATTTAATGCATCTGATTTACCAAGCGGAATTTATTACTATAAACTTTCTGCAGGCAATTATTCAGATGTTAAGAAGATGATGCTAATAAAATAGTTGTAGTGGTTTGTAGATTTAATTAAAAACATCTGATTACGAAAAAAGATTTATTTAAACCTTCAGGGTTTTGCTTATAATCTGAAAACTCTGAAGGTTTTTCATTTATTTCCTTTTAACATATACTCAATTCCCTTCAATTAAATTATATTTCATACTACAAAAAATGCTGGTGATAAAGTGAAAAGAAATTTCCCCATCAAATTAGTCTTATTAATAATTACTGTTTCATTACTTGTAATAAACTGCAGTGAAAAAAAAGAACCAATAACCAAAAGCGATTTGGAAATTAAAATGAATAAAATTGCAGAAGAGTATGTTAAGCTTGCTCTTAACATCGGAAAATATGACGGCGATTTTATTGATGCTTATTACGGACCCGAAAACTGTAGACCACAAGCTGATTCGGCTGAATTTAATCAAACCATTTATGAACAACTGAACTCAAAAGCTAATTCACTGCTCGATGAGTTGGAATCTCTAAGTGTTTATAATGCAACCGAATTGGAAAAATTAAGATATCGTTATCTCTATAAACAACTTCTTGCATGCAAAACAAAAATCTTTATGCTCAATGGCGTTACTCTCTCATTTGATGAAGAAGCAAAAGCACTTTACGATGCAGAAGTTCCAATCCACAATGAAGACTTTTTCAGAGAATCAATTACAGAACTCGATAAACTGCTTCCGGGGAAAGGGACTATTTCTGAAAGACTTCAGAAATTCAAAGAACGATTTAAAATTCCTGAGGAAAGATTAAAATCCGTATTTGATGCTGCAATTAATGAGTGCAGAAAAAGAACATTAAAAAATATTCAGCTTCCACCGACGGAAAGTTTCACCGTTGAATATGTTAAAAACAAACCTTGGGGAGCTTATAACTGGTACAAAGGAAATTTCTATAGTGTTATTCAGGTTAATACAGATTTACCAATTTATATTGACCGGGCAATTGATCTTGCTGCTCACGAAGGTTATCCGGGTCATCATGTTTATAATGCTTTACTTGAGTGGAACTTATATCGAAAAAAAGAATGGCTTGAGTTTTCTGTTTATGTTTTATTCTCACCACAATCACTTATTGCTGAAGGAACTGCAAACTACGGAATTGAAGTAGCTTTTCCCGGAAATGAAAGAATAAAATTCGAAAAAGAAGTTCTTTTCCCTTTAGCCGGATTAGACTCAAGCGAAGCAGAACTTTATAATAAAGTTTTAGAACAGTTAGATAATCTTTCATATGCTGGTAACGAAGCTGCAAGAAATTTTCTTGACGGAAAATGGAATGAACAGCAGACAATTGAATGGTTGATGAAGTACAACCTTCGCTCTAAAGAAAGCGCAGCAAAGTATCTTGATTTTATAAAACAATATCGTTCTTATGTAATTAATTATAATGTGGGACTGGATATCGTAAAAAAATATATTGAAAGAAACGGAGGAACATCAGATAATTCTTCAAGAAGATGGGAACTGTTTAAAAATTTATTATCTACACCACAAACTCCGGGTGGACTGAGGCAATAAAACTATGGCACACAAAATTTATTCCGATAATACTACCAAATTTTTTATAACTGTAATTGGACTGATTACCATTGGAATCGTGCTTAAAGAATTAAGCCACATTTTTATTCCATTGGTAATTGCAATTTTCCTTTTCTTTGTTTTTGCACCTTTAAATAATTTTCTGATGAATAAAAGAGTTCCGGGATTTATTATTACCATTCTTGATTTGGTTATAACAGGAATTATTCTTTACGGCGCGGGAAGAGTTGTGGTTGACTCGCTACTTCAGTTTGCAGATGGTTTGCCTGCTTACGGAAATAAACTAAATAACATTGTGCAAGATTTTGCAAAAGAATTAAATATCCGCGATCCGTTTTTCATAAAGTTTGATCTTGAAAGAATAATTCAGCAACTTGATTATAAAGGATTGGCTGGTGGGATTTTCAGCTCAACGATTAATCTTGTCGGAAGCGTTTTGTTTGTGCTGTTCTTTTTTGTTTTTGTGTTGTCCGGTGAAAAGACTGTGTATGAAGCAATAAAGAACTATTATGTTTACAGAAAAGTAAAACCACAGGTTAAGAAAATTAAAAGATCACTTAAAGTCTCTGTTGATGATAAAACTAGAGACACTGAGTTGGATTTACTGAACGAAAAACTTCAAAGAGAAAAACAACTTGCCGAAACTTTTAACACAATTACAAACCAGATACAACGATATATTATTGCAAAGTTTGGAATAAATCTGCTTGCAGGCATTGTAACCTCAGTTGCGCTTTCAATTGCCGGACTTGATTTTCCTGTTGTGTGGGGGTTGTTTGTATTTCTTTTCAATTTTATTCCGACTATTGGTTCTGCTGCAGCACTTGTACTTCCCGTGCTGTTTGCATTAGTTCAGTTTGATTCGACAAGCTCTGCTATACTTATTGCAATTGTAATGGCTGTAATTCAAACGTTGGCTTTTAACTTGGCTGAGCCAATGATTATCGGCAGAAGATTAAACCTTAATCCTTTGCTGATATTACTTTCAGTATTGATTTGGGGATACATTTGGGGAATCATCGGAATGCTGATCTCAGTGCCGATAACTGCAATTATCAAAATCATTCTATCCAATTCAAAATCACGCTATCTCAGATTTCTTTCAAATCTTATGAGCCAATCACAAACTTATCTCTAAGATTTATTGCTGAAAACTTTATAACACAAAAATGTTGGACTGAAAACACAGCAAAGAGAGATTGGGTGAATGGTTGAATGTCCGTCTTCAGTTGATGAAATTGAATAGTTTATATATAACCTTTCAATCAATGAATTAGTTTTAGTTGCCATCAGACAAATAAAAATTTCCTGAAAAAATTTTTGAATTCGTTCTTAAAACTTTTTAAGTTCGAATGGAAACAGAAAGAAAATTTTGCACGGAACTGAAAAAAATATTTTATCACTCGAATGAAATCCTGAAGAGCAATAAAGAAATTTAACATTTCAAAGTGAATAAGAATTTTAATACTACTTTATAAATATTTGGTGGTCATTCAAAAAGCTGATATTTATTTGTTAGTTATTTAATAATTATATTGCTAAGCGGTGAATATGAATATCAAAGAAATTGCTGAACTAATTAATTCCTTGTCAGTGGATTATAAAATCGGCAATCTTCAAAACATCAGAAAGGAATTAAGGGGATTATCTAAAATTCCTTCAAAAAGTATTTTTGATTACAGAACTATTTTTGATTATTATGCTTTTCATATAGGCGGGAGGTCAGAATTTCAATTCAACATTGGTTATGAAAAAGAGCTAAGTATATTTCGCTTTGGTTTAGCATTTTCATTAGAACAAAGTCAAACCCTGCCTAATATTGAAGTATTATTCCCTAGAATTGACAGATTCAATCTGTATCTAAAATCCAAACATTTTATATTATCCGAAATGCAAATGTGGCATTATAATAATAATATTCGTAGCAAAAATTATAATGTAAATAAGATAACAAGTGAATTGAAGAAAAATCACACCTTTATTTTTATTGGTAAATATTTTCCCAAAAAAATCCACGAAATCACAAATGAAGATTGCAGAAATATTTTAGAGACATTTGATGACCTTTTAGATTTATACATTTTTGTTGAAAATGAAAAAGGTAAAAAGAATTTGAAAGATTATTCCGGTAAGTTTGTTTTCAAACCCGGTATGAATGATTTTCAGAAACAATATTTTGTTAATCAAGTACCTTCAAACAGAACTGTTAACGCAACTCATAAATCTATACAAGAAAATATTTATAATAATTTGATTAAACAATATGGTGAATTAAACGTGGGAGTAGAACATAGTTCCGGTTATGGGACACACATTGATTTAGTTGTAAAAGATAAAAGCAATTATATTTTCTATGAAATTAAGACAAGTAAATCAATTCTGAAATGTATTCGTGAAGCCTTACCTCAGCTTCTTGAATATGCTTACTATCCTAACAGAAATGTTGCATCAAAGTTAATCATAGTATCTGAAAACGAAATTACAATTGATACAAAAAAATATTTGAATAAGTTACGAAAAGAGTTTTCAATTCCAGTTTATTATCAAAGATATAATCCTTCAAATAAGAATTTGGAAAATGAATTATACTAAAAGCAATCTATCTTACCCCTAAATACCGACAGAAGATACGGTTTGGTTTGAGTTTAATGTTTATTTTTCTCATGTTTTGTTCAGCATTTTATTCTAGGTAGTTTTTAAATAGATTAGATCGCGCCGGTGCCTTTAATTTTACTGGCGGGTACAAATTATAAGCATTGATTGTTGGTCAAGCATTACTGTTCTAGCAGCAAGTTAATTACCATACCATTAGCTTTATAAAATATTTAACGAATTTGCGTGTATGAAAAAGAAAAAAACAAAATATATAGACAAACTTCCTAAAGAAATCAAGGATTGGCTTGATGAAGAAAATAGACATTATTTGTCTTATAATAAATTTTTGAGAAGCTTGTTTAAACTTCCAGTAGAAAAAAGAACAACAGCTTGGTTAGAATATGTAGCAGATGATTTGTCGAATTACGGAGACGTAGAATCATTGATATTCTTAGTTAGTAGAGGATTTAATTGTGATGAAAAAATTGAAAAATTAATTACAATATGGAAAGATGCAGAAAGAAAATCGATAGAAGAATGTGCTGCTGGGGCTAGTTTGATTGATAATAACACTGGTAAATCAACATCAGTTGGGAGAATGAGTATCCAAGAAGCTTCACAAATTAAAAATTTATCTGTATGGCAATTGAGAAATTTTTGGGGTTATAACGATCATCAAGAACTCTCTATTGATTCAACGATATTGAGGGCTGTTGAATGGTGTAAAATACGAGGTTTTAATGACTGGTGGGAGCGTTTAGCTAAAACTACAAATGAAAATGTAATTCAGTATGGTATTTTTCCTATACCAAGTTCTTTTTGGCTCTTTTATCATTGTCGTTCTGACTACTCAATTAAAATAATGCGAAAAGCATTAGAGCGAACTTTAGAAGCATTATATATTCCTGAATTTGATTCAGAATTTCCATGGCTAATTCATAATGATATAATTATTGATGATAAAAGAAAGTTAAATAAAATGAATCATATTCCACTTGCTTGTTCAATTGTTTTTGCGAATTATAAGTTATTTAACTTTTGCTCAGGTGACAAAACCATAATAAATCGTGCTCTTGAAATGATTCTTGATCACCAAAACTCCGATGGCAGTTGGAATTGTTGGGAATTGGATAAATTGCCTGATATTGAAACCACAGCAATGGCTATTCATGCACTTGCAGTCGCAAAACCTCGGGGTTGGAAACGATCCGTTAAATTGGCAAAGAATTGGTTAATTAATAAAAGAAATGATTATGGCTATTGGACCTCAGCGAGTTCACCAGATGCCGTATTTCTTACCGTTCTTGTCTTAGATGCAATCAATCTTGCTGATAATAAAAGTGAATTAACATTCTCAATAGTAAACGAATGTGAAAAAAAAGCTTTCACAACTGATAAAAGGTTTACTGTTGCACTTTCTTTCCCTGGTGAAAAAAGATCACTAGTTCAAATGGTATCTAAAAAACTTATTGATAAACTTGGAAAAGACAAAGTATTCTATGATAAAAATTTTGAAGCAGAACTTGCACGTCCAAATTTAGATGTATATCTACAAGATATTTATCATGATCAATCAGAATTGATTGTGATTTTTTTATGTGAAGATTATAACACAAAAGAATGGTGTGGACTTGAATGGCGAGCAATTCGAGATTTGATTAAAAAAAGAAAAGATGAAGATATACTATTGCTAAAATTAGAAAATGTTGATATTCCTGGCATTTATTCAATTGATGGATATGTTGATATTTCAAATAAAAATCCGACGCAAATAGCACAATTAATATTGGATAGACTAAAGCCAAAGAAAAATAAATAGATTAAAGCTATCTCTATTTCAACACGATAGTGTTCAAATTAGAGACTCTGTTAAAGTTTGTAAGTTTGTTCCTCAGCAGTTTTCAGTAAAATAAAATTTAAATGATTACTGACTCTTATTTGATTCTAACTTAGCTCTCATTTTCTTGCGGTGGTTTAGCATAAACTTTTTTGTAATTTCTTGACGAAATTTTTTAATACACATCTTGCTTTAATTTTTTATGTTCTTCATTAAAGTCAAATTGTAAATCATTAAACTTATCTCGCAATTGTTAAACTTAAGTGTTTTCTAAAAGATTAATATAATCTGATATATTTCTCAGGCAGTCATTATACATTTAACAACCAATTCTAAAATCTTCTGACTTTCGAGCTCTGACTTTAACTTCTTACATTCAACTAAAGTTCTTTCAGATATTCCGGTCCGCCTAATGAATTTATTTGTTTTAAAATCCAGTTCTGTCTTCCGCGTACATATCCGGAAGGTCTGACAACAGAATACCGTAACGGATTTGGTAAAACAGCAGCAAGTAGTGCTGCCTGTGCAGGAGAAACTTTTGCAGGAAGTTTTTTATAGTATGCAAGACTCGCCATCTTAACTCCGAAAATCATATCACCAAACTCGGCAATGTTCATATACACTTCCAGAATTCTTTTTTTATCCCACAGCAGTTCAATCAACACAGTAAAGTAAGCTTCGATTCCTTTTCTTATAAAACTTTTTCCTTCCCAAAGAAAAAGATTTTTGGCAACCTGTTGAGTAATTGTGCTTGCACCACGAATTCTTCTTCCTCTTTCGTATTGCTTAAGTGCTTTTTTAATTTCCCGCACATCAAAACCAAAATGATTCGGAAAGTTCTGATCTTCTGCAGCAACAAAAGCTATTGGCAGATAAGGAGAGCAATCATCATAATCAACCCAGGAATATTTAATGTAATCAAACTCACCATTGAATATTGATTCAATTTGTCTCTGAACCATTATTGAACTTGTAACAGGATTTATCCACCTGAGTAAAAAAACAATTATTACCGATGACACAAACATCAGCAGTAAAAATTTGAATATTGCTTTTATTACTAATAAAATTTTTTTTCCGAATGACTGATTAGTATTTGCCATAATTAAAACCTATGGAACAGGATCATAACCACTTCCGCCCCAGGGATGACAACGGGAAATTCTTTTTATTCCAAGCCAAAGCCCTTTGAGCAAACCGTATTTTTTTAATGCCTCCAATGTGTATTGCGAACAGGTTGGAGTATATCTGCACGAAGATGGAAATAACGGCGAAATAAAAATCTGATAGATTTTGATAAGAAGTATAAACGGAAATGCCAGTACCTTTAAAATTTTGTTCAGTATATCTTTAATCATCAACATAAAAAATTTTTACAGGTCAAATATCAACAAAAAACAGATTATTGCTAAAATAAAGTGATTTTAATCTGCTACTTTGTAATTGACTTTGATATTTCCGATAAGTTTAGGTTAAATTTGCAATCGTTTTTCAAAACATAAAGAAAGTTATGGCAAAAAATCTTGTTATTGTAGAATCCCCTGCTAAAGCAAAGACAATAGAAAATTATCTCGGCAAAGAATTTCTTGTTGCATCTTCTTACGGACACATACGCGATCTTGTAAAGAAAGATAAAGGAGTTGATATTGAAAATCACTTCAGACCGATTTATAAAATTCCCGAAGATAAAAAACAGGTTGTAAAAGAATTAAAGAAACTTGCTCAGAAAGCTGAAACAATCTGGCTTGCAACTGACGAAGACCGCGAAGGTGAAGCAATTTCCTGGCATCTTAAAGAAGCTTTGGAACTTCCCGAAGAAAAAATTAAAAGAATAGTGTTCGATGAAATAACAAAGAAAGCTATTCTTGAATCCATTCAGAATCCGAGAGGAATTGATTATCATCTTGTTGATGCTCAGCAGGCAAGAAGAGTTTTAGACAGATTGGTGGGATTTGAAATCTCACCGATTCTCTGGAGAAAAATAAAAACCCGACTTTCTGCAGGAAGAGTACAATCTGTTGCAGTAAGATTAATTGTTGAACGCGAAAGAGAGATTGATGCGTTTGTTCCTGAATCAAGATTTAAAGTTGTTGGATTGTTTTCATTTAAAGACGAATCAGGAAAAGAACAAACTTTAAAAGCTGAACTTGCCAGATTTCTTAAAGACGAAAAAGAAGTTGAAGAATTTCTTAATAAGTGTTCCGCTTCTGAATTTGTCATTCAGGAAATAGAAACAAAACCATTTAAGAGATCGCCTGCAGCACCTTTTACAACATCAACACTTCAGCAGGAAGCTGCAAGAAAACTTCGGTATTCTGTTTCAAGAACAATGCTTATTGCTCAGAAACTTTATGAAGCGGGCTATATAACTTATATGAGAACTGACTCGGTTAATCTTTCTGATTTTGCTCTTGATGCTGCCGAGCAAACAATTAAAAAAGATTTCGGAGAAGAATATCATCACAAAAGAACTTATCAGACAAAATCAGCAAATGCACAGGAAGCTCACGAAGCAATTCGTCCAACAGATTTTTCAAGAGAAACTATAAGTGGTTCTAAAGATGAAAAAGCTCTATACGAGTTGATATGGAAAAGAGCAATCGCTTCTCAGATGAGTGATGCAGAAATAGAAAGAACTACTGTTAAAATAAAAGGTTCAAAGCTTGATGATTTGTTCACTGCCAAAGGCGAAGTAATTCTGTTTGACGGATTCCTGAAAGTTTATCTTGAAGATACCGATGAAGAAAATATTGAAAATGGTGAAGAAGGAATTCTTCCGCCGGTTAAAAAAGATATGAAGCTTAATGCCCAGTTAATTACAGCAACAGAAAGATTCACTCGTCCGCCAGCGCGATATACAGAAGCAAGTCTTGTTAAAAAACTTGAAGAACTTGGAATAGGAAGACCCTCTACCTATGCTCCAACAATAAGCACAATTCAAAAGCGTGGTTATGTTCACAAAGAAGAAAGAGATGGAAAAGAAAGAGAGTATCGTGTAATTACTCTTGCGCAAAACGGAAAACTTAAGAAAGAAATTAAAACTGAAATTACCGGCGCAGATAAAGGAAAACTTTTTCCTACGGATATCGCAATGGTTGTAACAGATTTTTTGATGAAACATTTTCCGCAGATAATGGATTATCAGTTTACAGCAAAAGTTGAAGAAGAACTTGACGAAATTGCATTGGGAAAATTGAAGTACGAAGAAATGCTGAAGGAATTTTATTTCCCATTCCACGATAAAGTTATTCATACAACTGAAACAGGTGAAAGAGTTTCGGGAGAAAGAATTTTGGGTAATGATCCGGAAAACGGTTGGATTGTTTCTGTAAGAATTGCTCGCTTTGGTCCGGTTGCACAAAAAACCGATCCGAATAATCCTGAAGCCAAACCGGTTTATGCGCCTTTGCGTAAAGATCAGAAAATAGAAACAATAACTCTTGAAGAAGCTCTTGAGTTGTTTAAACTCCCGAGAGTTGTTGGAGAATATGAGGGCAAAGAAGTAATTGCGGGTATCGGAAGATTTGGTCCATACATCAAACACGATAACAAATATGTTTCAATTAAAAAGCAATTTGATCCGCATACAATTACGCTTGATGAAGCAATACAGGTAATTGATGCAAAACGTGTTTCTGACTCAGAAAAATTTATCAAGGTCTTTGATGAAGATCCCACATATCAAATATTAAACGGAAGATGGGGACCATATCTTAAAGCCGGAAAGAAAAACATTAAACTTCCCAAAGATCGTGATCCATCATCCTTCACTTTTGAAGAATGTGTTGAACTTGCGAATAACAAGGAAGAATCAAAGAGCAAAAAGAAAACAAGTAAAAAGAAATCTTAGCTATATTACTTGTATAAAAAAATATTTTACTGAAGATTATGATTATCAGCTCTATCTGGTGGCAGGTTAGTCCGGAAATAATGAAACTTGGTCCGTTTTCATTGAGATGGTATGGACTTTTATTTGCTCTCGCTTTTGTATTCGGTTATATGATCCTAACAAAAGTGTATCAACGGGAAAAGAAACCGCTTGAAGATCTCGAGCAACTTTCGATTTATGTTATTCTCGGAACTGTTATTGGCGCAAGGTTAGGTCATTGTTTGTTTTATGATCCGGCATATTATCTAACAAATCCGGTCGAGATACTGAAAGTCTGGCAGGGCGGATTAGCTTCACACGGTGCTGCAATCGGAATTCTTACCGCACTTTATCTTTTCTCACGAAAGAAAAAAGATCAGAATATGATCTGGATTTTAGACCGGCTTGTAATCGTTGTTGCTCTTGGTGGTGCTTTGATAAGACTTGGTAATCTTTTTAATTCTGAAATCATCGGTAAAGCTACTGATGTTCCATGGGCTTTTGTGTTTGTTCGTGTTGATGAAATACCCAGACATCCTACTCAGCTTTACGAATCCTTATTTTATTTTCTTTCATTCATCATTCTATATCTGATTTATAATAAAAAATCCTCTTCACTTAAGCCCGGATATTTATTCGGATTATTTCTTATCCTGATTTTTGGGTTCAGATTTTTTGTTGAATTTCTGAAAGAAAACCAATCTGCTTTTGAATCCGCTTTACCAATTAATATGGGACAAATTTTAAGTATTCCATTTGTTTTATTAGGACTTTATTACATCTTTCGGAAAAAGCAGAATGTTAACTCAGCAAAGAAATGAAATCCTTTAAAGCCATACTTTTATTATTATCTCTTCTGATATTTGCCAGTTGTTCAAACAAAAAATCTGAAGAAAAAAATATTGTTGTTACGATTTATCCGTTCAAAGCAATAGTTCAGGAAATTGCTGGAAGCGATATTACAATAGATGTTTTACTTCCTGGCAGCGCTGATCCTCATACCTATGAAATGTCACCTTCAGACTATAAAAAAATTCAGAGTGCAAGAATATTTTTTTATGGTGCTGAATCTCTTGACGGTTGGGCAGCAAAAATTGATGTTGAAACCAAAGTTGAGTTACTAAAACTGGTTCCGGAAGATTTTCTGTTAAACATTGAAATGAGTGATGATCATTCGCATCATACAGATGATCACACACATCATCATTACGGAACAGATCCGCATTTCTGGTCAGATCCGTTAACTGTTAATTCAATGCTTGATTCACTTACAAAAATTCTTTCTGAATATTATCCGGAAAAGAAAGATTTATTCAGAAAAAATTCTGAGTTGTTTTCTCAAAAACTAATTCAACTTGATAGTAAAATAAGAGTTGAAATAAAATCAGTTAAACACAATAAAGTATTTTCAGCGCATCCGTTTTATGATTACTTTTTCAAAAGATATGGAATTGATGTTGTCGGCTCACTCGAAATTTCACCGGGACAGCAGGTTACACCAAAATTTCTGAAGAATATTTCAGAAGAAATCAAAAGAAAAAATGTGAAGGCAATTTTTATAAATAAGCAACACATCAGTAAACCTGCTAAAGTTTTGGCTGAATCAGTCGGAATCAAAACAGTTGAATTGGATCCTTTCGGTGGAACAGGTGATTTAAAAACTTATGAGCAGATTATATCAGAAAATCTGAAAACAATTGTAAATGAATTAAAATGAATGCCGTCGAAGTAAAAAATCTTTCACTGAGTTACGGTGATATTAAAGTTCTCGAGAATCTTAACTTTTCTATTCCGGAAAATTCTTTTGTTTCTGTTGTGGGT
This genomic window contains:
- a CDS encoding TIR domain-containing protein codes for the protein MKKKKTKYIDKLPKEIKDWLDEENRHYLSYNKFLRSLFKLPVEKRTTAWLEYVADDLSNYGDVESLIFLVSRGFNCDEKIEKLITIWKDAERKSIEECAAGASLIDNNTGKSTSVGRMSIQEASQIKNLSVWQLRNFWGYNDHQELSIDSTILRAVEWCKIRGFNDWWERLAKTTNENVIQYGIFPIPSSFWLFYHCRSDYSIKIMRKALERTLEALYIPEFDSEFPWLIHNDIIIDDKRKLNKMNHIPLACSIVFANYKLFNFCSGDKTIINRALEMILDHQNSDGSWNCWELDKLPDIETTAMAIHALAVAKPRGWKRSVKLAKNWLINKRNDYGYWTSASSPDAVFLTVLVLDAINLADNKSELTFSIVNECEKKAFTTDKRFTVALSFPGEKRSLVQMVSKKLIDKLGKDKVFYDKNFEAELARPNLDVYLQDIYHDQSELIVIFLCEDYNTKEWCGLEWRAIRDLIKKRKDEDILLLKLENVDIPGIYSIDGYVDISNKNPTQIAQLILDRLKPKKNK
- the yidD gene encoding membrane protein insertion efficiency factor YidD, which translates into the protein MIKDILNKILKVLAFPFILLIKIYQIFISPLFPSSCRYTPTCSQYTLEALKKYGLLKGLWLGIKRISRCHPWGGSGYDPVP
- a CDS encoding AI-2E family transporter, whose amino-acid sequence is MAHKIYSDNTTKFFITVIGLITIGIVLKELSHIFIPLVIAIFLFFVFAPLNNFLMNKRVPGFIITILDLVITGIILYGAGRVVVDSLLQFADGLPAYGNKLNNIVQDFAKELNIRDPFFIKFDLERIIQQLDYKGLAGGIFSSTINLVGSVLFVLFFFVFVLSGEKTVYEAIKNYYVYRKVKPQVKKIKRSLKVSVDDKTRDTELDLLNEKLQREKQLAETFNTITNQIQRYIIAKFGINLLAGIVTSVALSIAGLDFPVVWGLFVFLFNFIPTIGSAAALVLPVLFALVQFDSTSSAILIAIVMAVIQTLAFNLAEPMIIGRRLNLNPLLILLSVLIWGYIWGIIGMLISVPITAIIKIILSNSKSRYLRFLSNLMSQSQTYL
- a CDS encoding M14 family zinc carboxypeptidase — translated: MFRLFTITLLLLAALTISAQNYKEVKIYLDSKEQISTLYNMGLEFDHFKWGKDNSITTFISDREFEILQNSSFRYDVLIDDWNTYYANLPKLSESEKQFFRQMSKENYNVEGFGYGSMGGFFTLDEINARLDSMYALYPNIITQKFQIGTTLQGRPIYAVKISDNPNVNEDEPQVQFNALIHAREPQGMMTVMYYMYYLLENYGTDPEVTYLVNNREIYFIPCINPDGYEYNRQTNPSGGGMWRKNRRQNGDGSYGVDLNRNFGYMWGINNSGSSGTPSSETYRGTAPFSEPETQAIRDFTNSKTFKTTLNYHTYSNLLLYPWGYVNTPTPDNDIFVEYSTDMVAYNGYENGQPPVILYDVNGSSDDWMYGEQTTKPKIFAMTPEVGSTGFWPSQGEIFPLAIENLKPNLYITWVAGSYVSVVNPSFSQQYFNPGDNVQLLIPSVRNKGLSNAQNVTLTLTSDNPEITITNGTINVGNVAARSSINLNQNFTFTIGNIPADVNVKMMITTLTDGTPMKVDTLKFIVGTPVLLLADTTNNINTLWTLTRTPTSAPLWGVTTASFHSAPNSYTDSPSGQYINSSNTAMTLTDALNLSSYSNPKLSFWTKWDIENSWDCGQVKFSTNNGVSWIPLQGLYTNAASGQGAQTPAGEPVYDATQTTWVQEEMSLSGLTSTQNKLRFELRTDGSVTKDGWYIDDIGIYIYAVVPVELSSFTATTLENSVELQWITSSETNNSGFEIQRKVLGENSEWTKIGFVKGSGTSTETNAYSFVDKNPFKGINLYRLKQIDYDGSYKIFNSVAVNFSVPVKFALEQNYPNPFNPTTSIQYSIGSKQFVSIKVFNVLGNEVATLVNENKEAGSYKVEFNASDLPSGIYYYKLSAGNYSDVKKMMLIK
- the mtgA gene encoding monofunctional biosynthetic peptidoglycan transglycosylase produces the protein MANTNQSFGKKILLVIKAIFKFLLLMFVSSVIIVFLLRWINPVTSSIMVQRQIESIFNGEFDYIKYSWVDYDDCSPYLPIAFVAAEDQNFPNHFGFDVREIKKALKQYERGRRIRGASTITQQVAKNLFLWEGKSFIRKGIEAYFTVLIELLWDKKRILEVYMNIAEFGDMIFGVKMASLAYYKKLPAKVSPAQAALLAAVLPNPLRYSVVRPSGYVRGRQNWILKQINSLGGPEYLKEL